One window from the genome of Cucumis melo cultivar AY chromosome 10, USDA_Cmelo_AY_1.0, whole genome shotgun sequence encodes:
- the LOC103488849 gene encoding probable magnesium transporter NIPA4, with amino-acid sequence MAAEPPSWQEGMSSDNVKGLVLALSSSFFIGGSFIVKKKGLKKAGASGIRAGAGGFTYLYEPLWWLGMITMIVGEIANFVAYAFAPALLVTPLGALSIIISAVLAHIILGEKLHIFGVLGCILCVVGSITIVLHAPQEREIESVTEVWQMAMEPAFLLYATLVITSAIILIFHFIPQYGQTHIMVYIGVCSLLGSLSVMGVKALGIAMKLTLSGVNQFVYPQTWLFAIIVTTFLLTQMNYLNKALDTFNTAVVSPIYYVMFTSLTILASVIMFKDWDRQSPSQVITELCGFVTILSGTFLLHKTKDMVDGISTSSPIRLTKHMEEDEYNGLEGIPLRRQEATRLP; translated from the exons ATGGCGGCGGAGCCTCCCAGTTGGCAAGAGGGTATGTCCTCTGACAACGTAAAAGGCCTCGTACTTGCACTTTCTTCCAGTTTCTTCATTGGTGGGAGCTTCATTGTCAAGAAGAAGGGCTTGAAGAAAGCTGGTGCTTCAGGAATCAGAGCAG GAGCGGGCGGATTTACTTACTTATACGAGCCGTTGTGGTGGTTGGGCATGATAACAA TGATTGTTGGAGAAATTGCTAATTTCGTAGCATACGCATTTGCACCAGCCTTATTAGTCACTCCTCTTGGAGCTCTCAGCATAATAATCAG TGCTGTTCTTGCACATATCATTTTAGGGGAGAAGCTACATATTTTTGGGGTTCTTGGTTGTATTCTATGTGTGGTGGGCTCCATAACCATTGTTCTTCATGCACCTCAAGAACGTGAAATAGAATCCGTGACAGAAGTTTGGCAAATGGCAATGGAGCCAG CTTTTCTTTTGTATGCGACTCTGGTCATAACCTCTGCTATTATACTCATATTCCACTTCATACCTCAATATGGCCAGACACACATAATGGTTTATATTGGAGTTTGTTCCCTTTTAGGTTCTTTATCG GTTATGGGTGTTAAAGCTCTTGGAATTGCCATGAAGTTGACACTATCTGGAGTAAATCAATTCGTTTATCCGCAAACTTGGCTTTTTGCTATAATCGTAACCACATTTTTGCTTACTCAGATGAACTATCTGAACAAG GCCCTTGATACTTTTAACACTGCTGTTGTGTCTCCCATATACTACGTGATGTTCACATCACTGACCATTTTGGCAAGTGTTATCATGTTCAAG GATTGGGATAGGCAGAGCCCATCACAAGTTATCACAGAGTTGTGTGGATTTGTAACTATTCTTTCTGGGACCTTTCTTCTTCATAAAACAAAGGACATGGTTGATG GTATATCGACATCATCACCAATACGACTTACGAAACACATGGAAGAGGATGAATATAATGGATTGGAAGGCATACCTTTAAGACGGCAAGAAGCCACGAGATTGCCATAA